The Tigriopus californicus strain San Diego chromosome 10, Tcal_SD_v2.1, whole genome shotgun sequence region AGCGAGGAATTAAGTGCGAGCAAGATTAGGTAGGATAAGAATCTGGCATCCAGACATGCACATGTGAGTGATACGTACGTTCGTACGCGTTGACGCAAGCTCGCCGAGACCCGACAGTTCCTCCTCAACAAAGAGACCAGATAGAGGAACCTACGGGCTCACACTGGAGGTCACTCGGTAATCTTGACTAATGATATTCGGCGTCAAATGTAGACGACGGCGCTGTTAGACGGCAAGAGCGCACGCGAGGGATGGGGAAGAAGGATTGCGAGACAAGCGAGAAAGGGAGAACGTCAGTTGGGGGTACCTACGGTACGGAGGAAAACAGGTCTCTCAAGTGACCAGGACAAGATAGAAAATAGTATTATATAGTACTGTCTAGCGAAAATTGGGTGTTCGTTCTTATGCTCAATTCTATTTaatatctctttttttcattgcatgaTTTCCGTGTACTCCctcaaatgaaatttgtaaACCAATCATGTGATTCTTTGAACAGTTTGTTGTAGTGGGTTTAGCCAATGAAATTACTCACTTTTACTCACGAACTGTTACTCTCCCTTTCATTGGGTGCATGACGGTATGGGCGTGGAATTGATGCTCTCTAAGTTAAGTTAATACTCCATGGTCAAAATTCCCTATGCATGTAGACTGTAAGGGAAtttacttgaaattttgacattACATTTAAGTAAGGTACCAAACGAAGCATGGTAAGGCTAGGAAACTAAATTTCGGGCTTTTATTGTGAATTATAACGAAGACATAAACCGAAAAGAGATAATTTACGCGAGCTGGTCACTTTTTAATCGAGAAGGCTTGATTAGTGCACTCCTTGAAATTCTCTGGAGAATAAGCGTTTAAGCATTGCAGATTAGATCGTAGACGTAGACCTTCAGTCGTCACTAACACATCCGCTCACGGCTAAGTAGTCGAGATTGCAGCAAAGGCGTGCGCTCTTCCAGTCTAACAGCGCCGTCGCCTACATTTGACGCCGAATATCATTAGTCAAGATTACCGGTCACTCATGTCCTAGGCCTACGACTGGCTTTCAAACAAAGGGCAACACAACGACGGAAAAGTCGTCTTATCGTGGTTGCCCGCTTTCTTCTGTCATGGctccaagatatttttttttaaacacatGCTTTCAGTCTCGAATTGCTGAGGGGAAGAAGATTGCTTTTCGAGCGTATCATCCATGGGCTTGTGTTGCCACGTCCAAGACAAGTTATGAGCATTAGTCAACCATGGAAGCCTCATCGTGAAGGCTAGCGCGGTTTGGGAACCATCCCAGGTTGCCCCTTGAGGACCCCAGGTCATCATGTCCTCCAGCCCCCTGATGAGCTTGCCGGTCGAGATCCAGTGCCGAATACTCGGCCAAGTGCCTTGGGTCGATCTCTTGAGCTCGGTCAGTTTGGTGTGTCGGTCACTCCGGGACTTGGTCGCTCATCCCCAATTCATTCCTTGGAAGCGACGGTATCATCGATATCTCCGTCTGCCTGCCGAATCTGAGATCTCGCTGACCGACAGTGCAGAATTTCTGGCCTCCATCCAGCCCTACCGATGTCTTCAAAGCGGGTCTTTCAATCAACAGGAATTGTTCTCGGGCGGCATTGAATGGTTACTTCAGGCCATTACCCGTGATGGGCGTCGGAAACGAATTCCATTGCTCATCCCTACCGATACTCAAAATCCCCGGTTGGAAACAGCTCGTCAGGTTCTGACCTCGACTCTACCGGGTTGCCAGGCAGAGCCTTGGTCGATTCTAACTTTGGCCTTGATGCTGGAAATGAACGTTGGTCATGTGTTATCTTGGGTCCGAAATTTATGCGGTCCCAATGGTCTCTTGGATCTACCCGATACCTTGGAGTGGTTGTATCACGTGGCCTGGTGTCTCAAATTGGCCGAGAGACATGATATGCTCTCTTACCGTCCACATTACACAGTCTTTCATGTCATCTTTTGCCTTGAGAATGACTTGGGGCCCTCGAACGTCCTCCATGGGGAGAAAACCCTCATGGACCGCCTAACCGTTGAGCAAAAGCGAATTGTTCACTATCCGATTAACCCTGCAAGTCGTGGAGCAATCAAAGTAGTGGCTTTTGCGGGCACGGGAAAGACCTCAGCTCTCCAATGCTTGGTTCGAGCCAATCCTGGATTTCACTTCCTATGTATTGTTTTCAACAAGGTAATTCAAGACCAAACCAATCTGGTGTTTCCCCATAACGCCCAAGCGTATACCATTAACAGCTTGAGTTATCGCTTTCTGATCGAAAAAGGTTATTCAAGAACGAGGTTGAAACCCTTCAGTCTGACGGCCTACGACGTGGTGATGAGCGGTTTAGTGCTTAGTCAAGGTGAAGGATCGGGGAATGTTTATACCCGCTCCTCTCAAATACTTTGCACGTTGAGGAACTTTGCGTGTTCCGTGGATGAACACATCGACATCAGCCATGTTCCATGTCAATGGCAACCGGATCTTGATTCGCCGCCGGAAGCTCTGTCGTTAACGTGGCGTGAACGTCTTTTAGCAGATTCACAAAATTTGTGGAAACGCGGCATAACGAACCAAAACCATTCTGTGAATATCGAAGGCTCGTTTCAAGTGAAACTCTTTCAACTCTCGAAACCAAATCTCAAACAGCTTTTCAGATGCGATGTGATAC contains the following coding sequences:
- the LOC131889087 gene encoding F-box DNA helicase 1-like, with the translated sequence MSSSPLMSLPVEIQCRILGQVPWVDLLSSVSLVCRSLRDLVAHPQFIPWKRRYHRYLRLPAESEISLTDSAEFLASIQPYRCLQSGSFNQQELFSGGIEWLLQAITRDGRRKRIPLLIPTDTQNPRLETARQVLTSTLPGCQAEPWSILTLALMLEMNVGHVLSWVRNLCGPNGLLDLPDTLEWLYHVAWCLKLAERHDMLSYRPHYTVFHVIFCLENDLGPSNVLHGEKTLMDRLTVEQKRIVHYPINPASRGAIKVVAFAGTGKTSALQCLVRANPGFHFLCIVFNKVIQDQTNLVFPHNAQAYTINSLSYRFLIEKGYSRTRLKPFSLTAYDVVMSGLVLSQGEGSGNVYTRSSQILCTLRNFACSVDEHIDISHVPCQWQPDLDSPPEALSLTWRERLLADSQNLWKRGITNQNHSVNIEGSFQVKLFQLSKPNLKQLFRCDVILIDEGQDLNPAMLDITLGQDCTKFIVGDPNQQIYGFNGSVNGLALVESFCPLLKSFRLTQSFRFGPEIAYSASIALRRFRQDDTLTVFGRPDIKDNFHGASMFTSARGQNKTVILCRTNISLIQALVKEVVLVPENIRPCISLAQGMASYLDQLVDLAYLHDNQKDRLSSSCRHYFLSLGTFDAYVLRAKATLDKEADVKVQIVKKFSSNLPYFVQVIKKCWRFRDFKDPAVELAFSTVHKFKGLEFPVVRLQDDFVQVDSNALSNCNSTSGDEFNLLYVALTRAQREIVMNRSLLNLMVLSGENFSYFSPNFQVRTCVVCHEWIKPRQNVLQVSRQIVALSSSLYIPGGPICGHCIETPFQPISHVDTLNRICALQPKPPLLDSLKLFLCPLWSDTFHQKGAEAPHTDLKALIAQISSSYTFRPIPPTAQEPFGDDSDNEFWAGIQI